The genomic stretch GGGTTGTGGATTTTGGACTGAAAACACTTTCCAGTAAtactttaaaagtaaaggcatGTGAGCTTTGTTAAAGGACAGAACTGTCACCTTTAAATGGCTGGAAAATATTTAGTTCAGTTTTAGccatattttgcattttaatatttcagaAAGAAAGTCACACCACTGTAAGTGCTATAAGTAATATTTCCTTTTATTCTGACACACTGCTGTCACAGCAATGCTTTAGCTGTCCTGGGACTTTATCGTGCACATGTGCCACTGGAGAACACAAGGTTAGAAACTAGGTTAAGCTCATCGTTGGCCAGGAATCAGACGTTACAAAATCAGACAAAGTCAACAAAAGCTGATTACTCAAAGTGATGTCTGGACTTTTTGAAGTCGGCTTGTATGAGGTTCTGATCCATCAATATATTACCAACAGGAGGTGGCAGTTGGCAAGCCTCCAGcatggagaagcaggcaggagtagcGCCACAGAAGGTATAGCGatatactgctgtggatgggggcagcatcaaaatatattttagccacctaaaaaaaatcaataacagtttaagtgtaagCTGATCTTGCTGTTAAACAGCCCTTCCTGATGGGGAAATGAAGCGGTTATATCCATCTAGGCTCTCTTCATAGCCACCAGagtcctttgacaaaaacattaattttacctcactgaacacaggagctacTAGTCTACTGCTGCCCCGATcggttagtttgtgttactgtgtgacttcgttgttttaaagggttaatttggattcaccaaagtcacagagACAGTGGTAGACTAGCGACTCccatgttctgtgaggtaaaatcactgttttcgTCAATGGAGTCTGGGTACTTGAGGAGAGCATTGATGgatataacggcttcagtttcccatcagaaagggctgtctgacatcaaggtaaagtggtgaaaatattagagatatagcgtacacttaaactgatattgtttttttaggtggctaaaatatgttttgtacaTCGCTATGGCTTCCGTGACgctactcctgcctgcttctccaaacagtGAGCACACTGACCACtgtctactgtaggtaatagaCTGGccatggataagtacctcatacagccccacttaaaaaaaaaaaaatcaatactatCCCTCTACGTGCATGTAAAAGCAAGGAATGCTTACAGCTCCATTTCGCCGTGGGTCTTGTAGCTGGATGCTGTTGATAAATTCCTGTCCTTTTTCTGCTAACAAGAAGCTgcatctgaaaaacaaaaataactatACTGAAACAAAATCATATgccacagcaaaaacaaaatcaaaaactgtGTATATAAGTATGGATATACTGTGCATGGTTGCTCTTACCCAGGGTAGTGTTTGGCATGTTCTTCCCAAGGGTCTTCATCAGGCTGCCAGCCTTTCAAACCTCCACCACAGCGGAAACATACGACCCTATCTCCCGTCCCTGCAAGGGCACACACAATTTAAACTGGTTTTAATAAAATGCCTGAGCAGTCAATTAATTACAGCTTCTCAATGATTATTGAGTCCCAAAATTGTGCCCCCCTTGGTCCGGCATTTGTGCTCTACCTTCACTGTAGAAGCCAGCTCTGGCAAGCCTCTCAGGGTCAATGGGGTGCTGGACACCTGCAAAGCTACCAAGCCTCTCATCAAGACTCCCCATAGAGCCACGAGTGTTTGCATGTTGTCTGCTGCCGCTCTCCTCCTCCGTACCCCCCTGGAATGGGATGTTGCCTACATCATGTCCGAGGATGAAGAAACAGTAGGGAAAATGCTTGGTGTGTTCTCCCCAGGCGGTGTCCCCTGCTTCCCAGCCACCCAGCATGCCACCACAGCAGAAACACTGCACACGGTCGCTCTCTCCTAAGTAGTAGAGGCCGGCTTGGGCCAGATCTCGGGGACTCACAGGAGCAGTAGAGGGCCAAGAAGAGAAGGTCTGAAGCCGAGCCTCCTCGCTCCTCATGTGAGGGGCCATTGGGTAGGTGGACTCATCGACCACCTCTCCTGTTCTCAAACGATATTCCATGTCTTCTGCATCTTCATTGTAGGTGGAGCCGTTAGTCAGTCTGGTGTCACAGCTTGGATTAAAATTGGTGCGGTGGGTGCAGCTGAGAAACCTGCATGATGGTGAAACCTGTAATAATGGAGTAAAGTGTGATTTAGCTATTTagataaagatgaaaaaaagttgatcatgtttgtttttcattactaCTCTAACTACCTCCTTATGCCTCTCTACAGGTGTGTCTCCCCTGCACCAGTTTTCCACAGTCTTGCGGCAGCTGAAACAGCGGACACGATCGGCCTGGCCAGTGAAGTAGAAGCCGGCTCGGGCTAGTCTTTCTGCTGATATCTGTTGGGCCAGGTTGGAGCCACGGAATGAGTCCAGGCGACTGTTCATCAGGGAAAAATCCGCCATGTGATCTGTCTCCAAATCGCTGTCTTGTCCGGGATCACACATGATAGAACTGGGCAGGAAGCTGCTGAGCGGACAAACTTGATGTACAGAATGTCTGCAGATAAAGAGGAGCAGAAAAAATGCTGCAGGTATTAACATTTTGAAGTTACGTAAATGTCTACACAGGGTCAAATAATATCAGCGAAATCACTTCTTGCTACTCTGAGCATTCAACACAGGAAGAAGTAGCTAACAGCCTTGCATTACACTTTACCTCACAGGGTTGAAAACTACGCAAAAGTCAGACAATTCAATGGTTGAGTGGCTTTCTGTGTCTCACACCAAAGAGCAGATCAGCACTTTTAGACTCTTAGAGGGTGACTGTGCCTTTAAGAGAAGCAGCCAGACAAATCACATGGAGGTATTGAATATTCCATGTGAGGGATGGGCACCAGTGACGACGGCTCAGTGCACTGCAACACACTGTACTGCGAAGGGTGTATCCCCCTGCAGCCTGACAACACACACTAGGCTAAAAGGACAACAACACTCCTCCAGCCAAGCATAAAGTAATAATCAAACGGGGCTATTAAAACATGTAAGACATTGAACGTAAAGGATCAGCATTGCAGAGGTGTGGCGCAGGATTTTAGTGAGCAAAGGTGCACAGTGTGTGCTATGAACAAGTTCAATGATGTTGCAACACATCGTGGGAGGCAGACCACACCCCCACCTGTGCATATTTTCCCAGAGGGTGAAACTTGAGGGTTTTTTGGCACTGTGCTGCACTTCCTTGGAGGGTGCATGTGTGGCACTCATAACTGTGTGCTGTACTGAAGGTGTATCATACGCAGATTCAAGCCCAGAATAGGTGacacatatctttaaaaaaacaacttcattAAACTCATATATCTCAACACTTTAATCCCACGTAAGAAAGCAATGTCACAACTGAATGATTCAGCTAAATTTACCATGTAACCACAGTGGATCAGTTACATTATTGATTAAGCAACTATTGCTCTACTGCTACCTTTGGCATAGTATATACTTGCTTTATGGAAGGGAGCAGCTCCTGATCTTTGAACTACATTACCCGTCGACAATCTTTAGAAAACAATCACCAGATAAACAGCAAACTCAAATTATAACTTTGTGTTTCATGTGCAAACACAGAAGGCAACATCTGGGGTATTTCTGAGTATCTGAGCTCGGTCAAAACTGTTTCGCACAAAGTTGGAAAATCATGGCGTCAGAGGTGTTTACCCATGTGATAGCAAGTCATAACATCGCTATAAACACGTAGCGTTGCTATCTTCATTTAAATAGGTGGTTGGACTGTAACGACTGGCCCCGCAAACTCCAGAAAAGTCTGGCAGCTTTACTTTCAACAATAGCGACACAACAGCCCCATAGTGCCTGGTATGTAAACACCGAATAAAGCAAACTGCTGCTTGCATCTGACAGCTGCCACCCAGCTAACTAGCTACACGCACTGCACTAATGTTAGCCCAGTAGTCTGACAAATAAAGCTTTAAAACGAACTTAAAGTACGTTAATCATACAGTTATACAAGCAGTCGGTTTGGACTTTGACCCGTGCCTTCGAGTTGTTTTGTTAAATTACTAAACGGGATTGCGAAGATGTAACGTTAATCTAACCTATCGCTacaaacgttagctagctacgTTAGCTTGGCTACTGTACATAACGTTAGGTCAAAAAGTTACTTGATAAACTATCATTGCAAAACTTCAATAATTACCTTTTAATGCGGTCGGCTCTTCGGTTACTTAATTTCAGTCAGTCTGTGGTGTGAACTCCGCCTCAGGGAGATTGCAATGATTAAAGGGAACTATTTATTTGACGTGACCTCGCTTCCAGGAAGTGAAAACCACGGGGGCTGATCAATGCGCTCTCGCTCGTGCGCATCCCAGCTGACCACTATTGTGACGTCAGGGGAGTTAGGGGTTTCGCGGGGTAAAAACCGTTCAGTGGGAGATTCCCAACGAAACCCCGAATTTAAAGGTTAAACAGTTTATGAGAAAGTccctctttttattttactatttatCATTAACACAGACTGTTGCAGAATAGGGGATGTGGTTCTTATGTGGCAGTTTTGCTCATCTTTATTCTCAGAAtgcaaaaaaccccaaaaaacttAGGTACAGTTGCTCAGGTGCATGCTTGAGTAGCAGTAGCCACCATTTTGTTTCTTCTCAGTACTCTGTGAACGACTTTATAGTTTCTACTCCACTATATTTAGCTTCCAGGAGAAACATACCTTTTAATCAATGTGCCTCCATATGACAGcttgaagacaaaaaaaaactataaagcTAATGAGATATGCATATGCAGCAATTAAATTACCCAACATAAGTTGGCTAGAATCACTTCCAcctaaacattaaaacactgaaactcCTGCTTACTTAGCATTCTTGATGTTAATGCCTGAGTGGTGTTGCATAACTAGAACTAGAACTAAAGCCTGAGTAATAATTTGAGCCAttagtagtgttgcacggtataccggtactaaaatagtaccgcggtactatagagtattccaaacggtactatactgcatttggaaaataccagtactttttaaattgattcaattcattaatttatttaattcatttatgcacacaaacgccttccttgttcctattggagtacatattgcgcaagtggtgtgtatgacaacacctgtatcaacattcgcagctggtgcacgtgaaaaaagacaagacaaagtctgcctcgcaaagggagacaacacgagacaacacaaacttggtgaaacatttgagcaaccaGTGACGTCCATATCGAgatacttaccgaaccatgattttttggtaccgttacacctctactatttattgttctaaaggtttgtatccaaaaggacttttccttaggaaaagtaccgaaaagtatcgaaattcatattggtatcggtaccgaaacaaagattttggtatcgtgacaacactagccATTAGTATGTAATATAATTCAGCAGAGATACACGAGTTACACATGAGAAAAGGTCAGTGTGGATGAGATGATGTGGATGTTTACATATAGGCTAGTTGATAAGAAATGACTTCATCGaagattttaagtgttttgaaACAGGATTGACCTTGTTAACCATTAAATCAAAGGTCACGGTCTATGAGACACAGATTACTTAAGCTTAAAACTGcgaaagcattttttttaacaataacaCTGTTTCAAATGGCAACATGAAAACAGTGTAAAGGATTCACTCTTGGTCCTCTTGGCTTTACAGAGCTTAATAGCAAGATTGAAATCCACTGAGCTGGCCCAAGATGGTTTTTGGGTCATTCCCCCACCGTTTTCAGCCGCACAAGGCTCTCAGCAAATGAGCTCCAAAAAACTGCTGTACACAACCTGCTTAGCaccagacagcagacagacaaagttagtgaCTGGCTGGtaaacatagtggagcattaaCAGCTAAAGAGCCAAATATATCCCGCAGCACATGGCCAGAAATTATTAACATTTCCTGGATCCAATGCTTACATGTAAAATGATACACCCTAAATCGACTTTATTAACAGGCTGAACACTTTTTATTTGGTCAATTTTGCAACGATTcaaacttaaaaagaaaaagctcataaGAAAATAGGCGGCAGTGTTGGATAGACTGCACTTAGTGTACGAGTGTTTTTGATCAGACATCTAAGGTCCGAGCAGGTTCACTGCCCCATCTGAGGAGCTGACAACGATGCAATGCAGTCCAACTTTTCTCCATGACACCATCTCATCTTCCACCTGTTACACATCTGAATGTGTCACACCAGGTCGCTCGGGGAGGACTGACTGGGATGAGAATTCTCATTATGTAACTTGCAATGGTGGGGATTCGAGCTGGAGCATGACCTGTAGGTCCGT from Epinephelus moara isolate mb chromosome 4, YSFRI_EMoa_1.0, whole genome shotgun sequence encodes the following:
- the xiap gene encoding E3 ubiquitin-protein ligase XIAP; protein product: MCDPGQDSDLETDHMADFSLMNSRLDSFRGSNLAQQISAERLARAGFYFTGQADRVRCFSCRKTVENWCRGDTPVERHKEVSPSCRFLSCTHRTNFNPSCDTRLTNGSTYNEDAEDMEYRLRTGEVVDESTYPMAPHMRSEEARLQTFSSWPSTAPVSPRDLAQAGLYYLGESDRVQCFCCGGMLGGWEAGDTAWGEHTKHFPYCFFILGHDVGNIPFQGGTEEESGSRQHANTRGSMGSLDERLGSFAGVQHPIDPERLARAGFYSEGTGDRVVCFRCGGGLKGWQPDEDPWEEHAKHYPGCSFLLAEKGQEFINSIQLQDPRRNGAASSHQNGFSGHGNEVLQSAMAQKAIEMGLEPSAVERTILEKMSRTGSSYSTLKALIEDCLNNTPDSDAAKTQDEDPLEKLRKLQREKQCKICMDRDICMVFIPCGHLVTCNECSESLIKCPICCGAISQKIKTYIA